Proteins found in one Quercus robur chromosome 2, dhQueRobu3.1, whole genome shotgun sequence genomic segment:
- the LOC126715808 gene encoding AAA-ATPase At5g57480-like produces MKEYWTSLASLLGVLAFCQSLLQVVFPPELRFATVKLFYRMFHWVSSHCYFDITEIDGVNTNELYNAVQLYLSSSASITGSRLSLTRALNSSAITFGLSNNDSIVDTFNGVSVLWEHVVTQRQSQTFSWRPLPEEKRGFTLRIRKRDKSLILDSYMDYIMEKANDIRRKNQDRLLYTNSRGGSLDSRGHPWESVPFKHPSTFDTLAMDPIKKQEIMDDLKDFANGQGFYQKTGRAWKRGYLLFGPPGTGKSSMIAAMANYLGYDIYDLELTEVHTNSELRKLLMKTSSKSIIVIEDIDCSLTLSNRAKSNNVSTNGIRSSYGDMGEMRGGGGGEDGGNTSITLSGLLNFTDGLWSCCGSERIFVFTTNHIEKLDPALLRSGRMDMHIFMNYCSFPALKILLKNYLGLDESDLDGVVLKELEGVVDKAEMTPADVSEVLIKNRRDKGKAVRELLEALKVRARISEKNIVRLREKGSEYLEEEQEKRALESPKEGCEFEKEEESDCKKGNDEKQESNTTTIEK; encoded by the coding sequence ATGAAGGAATATTGGACCTCCTTGGCTTCCCTTCTTGGCGTTTTGGCCTTTTGCCAAAGCCTCCTCCAAGTAGTGTTCCCACCTGAACTCCGTTTCGCCACTGTCAAACTCTTCTACCGAATGTTCCACTGGGTCTCCTCCCACTGCTACTTTGACATAACAGAGATCGACGGTGTCAACACAAACGAGCTCTACAACGCTGTCCAACTCTACTTAAGCTCATCAGCCTCCATCACTGGCAGTAGACTCAGCCTCACACGCGCACTCAACTCAAGCGCCATCACCTTTGGACTCTCCAACAATGACAGCATAGTCGACACTTTCAATGGCGTCTCAGTTCTCTGGGAACACGTTGTCACTCAAAGACAATCCCAAACCTTCTCATGGCGACCACTACCCGAAGAGAAACGTGGGTTCACTCTTCGAATCAGGAAGCGAGACAAGTCTCTCATTCTCGATTCTTACATGGACTACATCATGGAAAAAGCCAACGACATTCGAAGAAAAAACCAGGATCGTCTTTTGTATACTAACTCGAGAGGTGGTTCGTTGGACTCGAGAGGCCATCCTTGGGAGTCTGTACCGTTTAAACATCCAAGCACATTCGATACTTTAGCCATGGATCCTATAAAAAAGCAGGAGATCATGGATGATCTTAAGGATTTTGCGAATGGCCAAGGTTTTTATCAGAAAACAGGGCGAGCTTGGAAAAGAGGGTACCTGCTTTTTGGTCCACCTGGGACTGGAAAGTCTAGCATGATTGCTGCTATGGCTAATTATCTTGGTTATGACATTTATGATTTGGAGCTGACTGAGGTGCATACTAATTCTGAGCTGCGGAAATTGCTAATGAAGACTAGTTCTAAGTCTATTATTGTGATCGAAGATATTGATTGCTCACTGACTTTATCGAATAGAGCCAAGAGTAATAATGTTAGTACTAATGGTATAAGGAGTAGTTATGGCGATATGGGTGAAATGCgcggtggtggtggcggcgaGGATGGTGGGAATACAAGCATTACACTTTCAGGGTTGTTGAATTTTACTGATGGGTTATGGTCATGTTGTGGGAGTGAGAGAATTTTTGTGTTTACTACTAATCACATTGAGAAGCTTGACCCGGCATTGTTAAGGAGTGGAAGGATGGATATGCATATTTTCATGAATTATTGTTCTTTCCCGGCATTGAAGATACTTTTGAAGAATTATTTGGGGTTGGATGAGAGTGATTTGGATGGTGTGGTTTTGAAGGAATTGGAAGGTGTGGTTGATAAGGCTGAGATGACTCCTGCTGATGTTAGTGAggttttgattaagaataggAGGGATAAAGGGAAAGCAGTGAGGGAATTGTTGGAGGCTTTGAAAGTGAGAGCAAGGATTAGTGAGAAGAATATTGTGAGGTTGAGAGAGAAGGGTTCAGAGTATTTGGAAGAGGAGCAAGAAAAGAGGGCATTGGAGAGTCCTAAAGAAGGGTGTGagtttgagaaagaagaagagagtgaTTGCAAGAAAGGAAATGATGAGAAACAAGAGAGTAATACTACTACAATAGAGAAATGA